A single region of the Vicia villosa cultivar HV-30 ecotype Madison, WI linkage group LG4, Vvil1.0, whole genome shotgun sequence genome encodes:
- the LOC131596855 gene encoding uncharacterized protein LOC131596855: MTKAEAQKMLIVELGADPDDALEEVERTQGGHVRFSFLQTQYDLELTAAHQAEGDDLEQAKHRERALRCYFLCLIGTQLFMDTSSTYTDVVYLTYLSDIASIHEYNWGAAVLVYNYYRLGEGCLWKAWILQHFLDIIGWEEVSTYTEVMSRASRFIPRRGNQNPNPYRRGLDRMAAEDIRYDCYVAQRETVPFDEIALYSGWLAASSTIVVRYIPERIIRVFRFEQTIPHDPTASAPISMTRMQLEEIFVDWEQHVVPEEARATS, encoded by the exons ATGACGAAAGCAGAAGCTCAAAAGATGCTGATTGTTGAGCTGGGGGCTGATCCTGATGATGCCCTTGAGGAGGTCGAGAGGACTCAAGGGGGCCATGTTAGGTTTAGCTTCCTTCAGACGCAGTATGACTTAGAGCTCACTGCGGCACACCAGGCTGAGGGAGATGACTTGGAGCAGGCTAAGCATAGAGAGCGGGCGCTGAGGTGTTACTTCCTATGTTTGATAGGCACCCAGCTATTTATGGACACGAGCTCGACGTACACAGATGTCGTATACCTTACGTACTTATCGGATATAGCAagtatccatgagtacaactggggagCGGCTGTACTGGTGTACAATTACTACAGACTGGGAGAGGGATGCCTGTGGAAG GCTTGGATACTACAACACTTCCTAGACATTATTGGCTGGGAAGAGGTGTCCACCTACACAGAGGTCATGTCGCGTGCCAGTCGTTTCATCCCCCGCAGAGGGAACCAGAATCCGAATCCATACAGGCGCGGTCTTGACCGCATGGCCGCCGAGGACATCAGGTATGACTGCTATGTTGCGCAACGGGAGACGGTTCCGTTTGACGAGATAGCTCTGTACTCCGGATGGTTGGCCGCCAGCTCGACCATTGTTGTACGCTATATTCCGGAGCGCATCATACGAGTGTTCAGATTTGAGCAGACGATACCTCACGATCCTACTGCCTCAGCTCCTATCTCCATGACCCGCATGCAGTTAGAGGAGATCTTCGTAGATTGGGAGCAGCACGTGGTCCCTGAAGAGGCACGGGCGACATCATGA